GGTCAGCAGCACCTGCACGGTCTTCGCCGAATCGGAAGTCATTTCCCTGTTGTCTAAAAACGTCCCGAAGGAAGACATCGTCGCCGGCGTGCACCGCTCTATCGCCAGCAAGGCCAGCGCCTTGGTCCGCCGCGTCGGCGTCGGTCCCGACCTTACCATGACCGGCGGCGGTTCCCGCGACGCCGGCGTCGTAGACGCTATATCCAAAGAATTAGGCATTCCCGTCAATGTAGCCCTGCACCCCCAGGTAGTCGGAGCACTGGGCGCCGCATTGATTGCCTATGATAAAGTCACCAAATAACAAAGGAGAGATCTCAATGAGTGAAGAAAAAACGATTGATATTGAAAGCATGAGCGCTAAAGACGCTCTCGGCTATTTTCTGCCGAAAGTAGACGAAGACGCCCGCATCGCAAAAAAAGAAGGCCGCCTCGTCTGCTGGTCCGCTTCCGTAGCACCTCCCGAATTCTGCACCGCTATGGACATTGCCATCGTATATCCTGAAACCCACGCCGCCGGCATCGGCGCCCGTCACGGCGCGCCGGCTATGCTTGAAGTCGCTGAAAACAAAGGCTACAACCAGGATATCTGTTCGTACTGCCGCGTCAATATGGGCTACATGGAGCTCCTCAAGCAGCAGGCCCTGACAGGTGAAACGCCGGAAGCCCTGAAAAACTCCCCCGCTTCGCCGATCCCCTTGCCGGACGTCATTCTGACCTGCAACAACATCTGCAACACCTTGCTCAAATGGTATGAAAACATGGCAAAGGAACTGAACATTCCCTTAATTACCATCGACGTTCCGTTTAACCACGAATATCCCGTTACCAAACATGCCAAACAGTATATCGTCGGCGAATTCAAGCACGCCATCAAACAGCTCGAAGAATTATGCGGCCGTCCCTTCGACTATGACAAATTCTTCGAAGTACAGAAACAGACACAGCGTTCTATCGCCGCCTGGAACAAAATTGCCACGTATTTGACATATAAGCCGTCTCCCTTAAACGGCTTCGACCTGTTCAACTACATGGGCCTGGCCGTTGCGGCTCGTTCCTTAAATTATTCCGAAATCACCTTTAACAAACTCATCAAAGAATTAGACGCTAAATTAGCCGCTAAAAAATACGCTTTTGGCGAAAACGAAAAGACCCGCGTAACCTGGGAAGGCATCGCCGTATGGATCGCGTTGGGCCATACGTTCAAAGCCTTGAAGAATCAGGGCGCGTTGATGACCGGCTCAGCATATCCCGGCATGTGGGACGTTTCGTATGAACCGGGCAACCTCGAATCCATGGCCGAAGCTTACACGCGAACCTACATTAACTGCTGCCTCGAACGGCGCGGCGAAGTATTGGAAAAAGTCGTCCGCGACGGCCAGTGCGACGGCCTCATCATGCACCAGAACCGCTCCTGCAAGAACATGAGCCTCTTAAACGACGAAGGCGGCAAACGCATCCAGAAGAACCTCGGCGTCCCCTACGTCATTTTCGACGGCGACCAGACGGACCCCCGCAACTTCTCGGAAGCGCAGTTTGACACACGCGTAGAAGCATTATGCGAAATGATGAACGAAAAGAAAGCCAACGAAGGAGGCAATCACTAATGAGCCATATTGATGAACTGATCAGCAAATTTCAAGACGTAGCAAACCATCCGAAAAAAACGGTATTAGAATATAAAAAGAACACCGGCAAAGGCCTCGTCGGCATTATGCCCTACTATGCACCGGAAGAAATCGTATACGCCGCAGGCTATCTCCCTGTCGGACTCTTCGGCGCGCAGAAACCGCAGATTTCCGCAGCCCGCACGTATTTGCCGCCCTTCGCCTGCTCCCTCATGCAGGCCGACATGGAGCTGCAGCTCAACGGTACCTATGACTGTCTCGATGCGGTCATCTTCTCCGTCCCCTGCGATACGCTCCGCTGCATGAGCCAGAAATGGCACGGCAAAGCTCCGGTCATCGTATTTACGCATCCGCAAAACCGTAAAATCGATGCTGCTGTCGACTTCCTCAAAGGCGAATACGAACACGTCCGCAGCGAATTAGAACGCATTTTGGGCGTAACCATTACCGACATGGCTTTGCAGGAAGCAATCAAAGTCTACAACGAAAACCGCCGCGTCATGCGCGAATTCTGCGACGTCGCCGCTCAGTATCCGCAAATCTTTACGCCGGTAAAACGCCATGACGTCATCAAAGCCCGCTGGTTCATGGATAAAGCCGAACACACGGCCTTAGTCCGTCAGCTCATCGACGCCGTCAAAGCCGAACCGGTACAGCCCTGGAAGGGCAAGAAGATTATTCTGTCCGGCATTATGGCCGAACCGGACGAATTCCTCGACATCTTCAGCGAATTCAACATGGCCGTCGTCGCCGACGATTTGGCCCAGGAATCGCGCCAGTACCGCAACGACGTTCCCTCCGGCATCGATCCGTTGGAACAGCTTGCTAAATGGTGGCAGGACTTCGACGGTTGCCCCTTGGCTATGAACCCGGACAAACCGCGCGGACAAATGCTTATCGACATGGCGAAAAAATACGACGCCGACGCTGTTGTCGTCTGCTTGATGCGCTTCTGCGACCCCGAAGAATTCGATTATCCTATCTACAAAGTCGAATTTGAAGAAGCAGGACTTCGCTATACTGTTCTCGACGTCGATTTGGAATCGCCGTCTTTGGAACAGATGCGTACCCGTATTCAGGCATTCTCTGAAATGCTCTAATTCTTTCACATCGTTGTATAACGCCAAGGCTTACGCGCCTTCAAGGAGCCGGCCTTGGCGTTTACATATATTCACTTATTTTAATTTTTAGGAGGAATACAACTCATGGATTTTAAGCTCACAGAAATGCAGCAAGACATTGCAAACCTCGCGAAAGATTTCGCTGAAAAGAAATTGGCCCCGACCGTCAAAGAACGCGACGAAAAAGAAGTCTTCGACCGCGCTATCCTCGATGAAATGGGCACCCTCGGCCTCCTCGGCATTCCCTGGGAAGAAGAAAACGGCGGCGTTGGCGCCGACTTCCTCAGCCTGGCCGTTGCCTGCGAAGAAGTCGCAAAAGTCGACCCCTCCATCGCTTTGAGCTTCGAAGTTCACACCATGCTCTGCTCCTGGCCTATCTGGAAGTTCGGCACGGCAGAACAGAAAGAAAAATATTTGAAACCCCTGGCAGAAGGCACGAAGCTCGGCGCTTTCGGCTTGACCGAACCCAACGCCGGCACGGACGCCCTCAACGGCTCCACAACAGCCGTTAAAGAAGGCGACTACTACGTCCTCAACGGCTCCAAAGTGTTCAACACCAACGGCGGCGAAGCCGACGTAACCATCGTATTCGCAGCTACGGACAAATCCAAGGGCGCGAAGGGCATGAGCGCGTTCATCGTCGAAAAAGGTATGGAAGGCTTCACCTACGGCAAAGAAGAAGTTAAAATGGGTATCCGTGCTTCCGTACAGCGTGAACTCGTATTCCAGAACGTCAAAGTTCCGGCAGCCAACCTCCTCGGCAAGGAAGGCGAAGGCTTCAAGATCGCTATGATGACCCTTGACGGCGGCCGCGTAGGCGTCGGCGCACAGGCTCTCGGCATTGCAGAAGGCGCGTATAACGAAGCTGTGAAATACGCAAAAGAACGCGTTCAGTTCGGCAAACCCATCGCTACGAAACAGGCCATCGCCTTCATGCTCGCTGACATGAAGCTCAAGATTGAAACGGCTCGCCTCGCCGTATACAAAGCTGCCTGGAAGATGGGCCAGCCCGACGTGAAGTCTTACTCCATGGACGCGGCTATCGCTAAGAAATACGCTTCCGACATCGCTATGCAGGTCACGACAGACGCCGTACAGGTCTTCGGCGGCTACGGCTTCACCCGCGAATACCCGGTAGAACGGTACATGCGCGACGCCAAGATCACCCAGATCTACGAAGGCACGAACCAGGTACAGCAGATGATTATTTCCGGCTCTATCCTGCGGTAATCGTACTCTCCACACATACAGAGCTTGCCATTTCTGTTCCCCAAAGCATCTCCCGGCAGTTTCCGCCGAGAGATGCTTTTTTCATTGCCCATACGCCGCCAATGCGCTACAATAACATCAAACCCATTCACGCGATATACGCGAAGGAGGATATAATGATCACTATTGGCAACGCAGCCCTCGACAACGGCATGCCCAAAATCTGCGTCCCCATTGTCGGACGCACTGTCGAAGAATTGATACAGGAATGCCGTTACCTGCAAGATAAACCGTACGACGTCGTCGAACTCCGCATCGACTTCTTAGCAGACGTCACGTCCCTTCCCGCCGTCGGCGAAGCTCTGGCAGCCGTCCGCAGGGAGCTCCCGAACAGCGCCTTCTTGTTTACCTTCCGCACGAAGGAAGAAGGCGGCGAAACGGCCGTCCCGGAAGCCTATTATTTTGAATTAATCCAGTACGCCGTCGCCAGCGGCAAGGTCGACGCCGTCGATGTAGAATACTTCCGCAATCAGGACAGCATCTGCCAGACCCTGGCCGTCGCCAAGGAACATGGCGTCACCGTCGTCATGAGCAACCACGACTTCGAAAAAACGCCGTCTTTCGACGAAATCACGGGCCGCCTCATCGGCATGAAGCAATTAGGCGCCGACGTAGCCAAATTGGCCTGCATGCCGAATTCGGCTAAAGATGTGCTCACCCTCTTATCGGCTACGGAAGCCGTCAAAGCCCAATATCCGGACGAACCGATCATCACCATGTCCATGGGCAAATTAGGCGTCATCAGCCGTATCAGCGGCGAAACCTTTGGCTCAGCCATGACATTCGGGTCTGCGAAAAAAGCCTCTGCACCAGGACAATTAGATATCACAGCTCTGCACTCCATATTGCATACCCTGCACGGCAGTAAATCATGAATGCTCTGATGCATCAATACGGTGAATATCGCCGACAATACAAAGGAGAGAAAAGACGCCGACAGCCGCCACGGCGCTGATAAATACCATAGCCCCGATGAATGAGTCTGTCACATGTACGATAAAGCCAATGACAATAGGCGTAATAATACCTGCCAAATTGCCGACAAAGCTGAAAACGCCGCCGGCAATACCCATGGACTCGGCAGGAGCTATATCACCGACAGTACTCCAAAGAATAGCCGCCATGCCTTGTCCAAAAAAAGAAACGGCCATAATAGCGATAATCACTGCAAGGGAATCGGCGTAATTTGCAGCCATGATCGACATGGAACAGATAAGGCCGCAGACAATAGGCGTTTTGCGTGCTTTCGACAAGGAAGAACCGCTGCGCAGCATATAATCAGACCAACGCCCGCCCAACAATACGCCGCACAGCGCTCCGGCATAAGGAATAACGGCATAAAACCCGGCCTGAATCATAGGAAGCTGCTTAGCCATAACCAAATACATAGGAAACCAGGTCAGGAAGAAATACATTGTACTCGTATTAGCAAATTGCCCTAAATAAATGCCCAATAACTGGCGATGTTTAAATAGCTCAAGGATCTGCGCTGCTGTAACCTTCTGTGCCGTGCCAGCCTTTTCAGCCTGCCCTCCGCCTTCCCGGATATAAGCTAGTTCGGCTTCATTGACGCCCTTGCAATCTTTAGGGTCACGATATAAAAGATACCAAAATAAACTGATAATAATGCCGACACAGCCTGTCACATAAAAAATTTCCCGCCAGCCGAAAGCCTGCAGAATCCAAAACAGCACTGGCGTCAAAAATGCCAATCCAATAAACTCGGCAGCAGTATAGATCGATGTCGCCGTAGCCCGTTCTCTATCAGGAAACCATGCAGATACGACGCGATTATTCGTCGGAAACGCCGGTGCTTCCGCAGCGCCAATGAGCATCCGTATGATAAACAGCGCGGTAAAACTGCTGCCCAAGCCCATAATCATCGTAAACAAGGACCAGAAAAACAAGGACAATGCATATGTAATACGCGGTCCAAGTCTTTCCAGTATATATCCGCCAGGAACCTGCATAAACGCATACGCCCAAGCAAACGCCGACAACAGCATGCCCATTGTTACAGCATTGAAACCAAGCTCAGCACTCATACTGGA
This region of Megasphaera stantonii genomic DNA includes:
- a CDS encoding 2-hydroxyacyl-CoA dehydratase subunit D; protein product: MSEEKTIDIESMSAKDALGYFLPKVDEDARIAKKEGRLVCWSASVAPPEFCTAMDIAIVYPETHAAGIGARHGAPAMLEVAENKGYNQDICSYCRVNMGYMELLKQQALTGETPEALKNSPASPIPLPDVILTCNNICNTLLKWYENMAKELNIPLITIDVPFNHEYPVTKHAKQYIVGEFKHAIKQLEELCGRPFDYDKFFEVQKQTQRSIAAWNKIATYLTYKPSPLNGFDLFNYMGLAVAARSLNYSEITFNKLIKELDAKLAAKKYAFGENEKTRVTWEGIAVWIALGHTFKALKNQGALMTGSAYPGMWDVSYEPGNLESMAEAYTRTYINCCLERRGEVLEKVVRDGQCDGLIMHQNRSCKNMSLLNDEGGKRIQKNLGVPYVIFDGDQTDPRNFSEAQFDTRVEALCEMMNEKKANEGGNH
- a CDS encoding 2-hydroxyacyl-CoA dehydratase subunit D — translated: MSHIDELISKFQDVANHPKKTVLEYKKNTGKGLVGIMPYYAPEEIVYAAGYLPVGLFGAQKPQISAARTYLPPFACSLMQADMELQLNGTYDCLDAVIFSVPCDTLRCMSQKWHGKAPVIVFTHPQNRKIDAAVDFLKGEYEHVRSELERILGVTITDMALQEAIKVYNENRRVMREFCDVAAQYPQIFTPVKRHDVIKARWFMDKAEHTALVRQLIDAVKAEPVQPWKGKKIILSGIMAEPDEFLDIFSEFNMAVVADDLAQESRQYRNDVPSGIDPLEQLAKWWQDFDGCPLAMNPDKPRGQMLIDMAKKYDADAVVVCLMRFCDPEEFDYPIYKVEFEEAGLRYTVLDVDLESPSLEQMRTRIQAFSEML
- a CDS encoding acyl-CoA dehydrogenase, whose amino-acid sequence is MDFKLTEMQQDIANLAKDFAEKKLAPTVKERDEKEVFDRAILDEMGTLGLLGIPWEEENGGVGADFLSLAVACEEVAKVDPSIALSFEVHTMLCSWPIWKFGTAEQKEKYLKPLAEGTKLGAFGLTEPNAGTDALNGSTTAVKEGDYYVLNGSKVFNTNGGEADVTIVFAATDKSKGAKGMSAFIVEKGMEGFTYGKEEVKMGIRASVQRELVFQNVKVPAANLLGKEGEGFKIAMMTLDGGRVGVGAQALGIAEGAYNEAVKYAKERVQFGKPIATKQAIAFMLADMKLKIETARLAVYKAAWKMGQPDVKSYSMDAAIAKKYASDIAMQVTTDAVQVFGGYGFTREYPVERYMRDAKITQIYEGTNQVQQMIISGSILR
- the aroD gene encoding type I 3-dehydroquinate dehydratase, which translates into the protein MITIGNAALDNGMPKICVPIVGRTVEELIQECRYLQDKPYDVVELRIDFLADVTSLPAVGEALAAVRRELPNSAFLFTFRTKEEGGETAVPEAYYFELIQYAVASGKVDAVDVEYFRNQDSICQTLAVAKEHGVTVVMSNHDFEKTPSFDEITGRLIGMKQLGADVAKLACMPNSAKDVLTLLSATEAVKAQYPDEPIITMSMGKLGVISRISGETFGSAMTFGSAKKASAPGQLDITALHSILHTLHGSKS
- a CDS encoding MFS transporter yields the protein MEKSIPRKTNKRWFMLSLIFVLTAINYLDRTNMAVAASSMSAELGFNAVTMGMLLSAFAWAYAFMQVPGGYILERLGPRITYALSLFFWSLFTMIMGLGSSFTALFIIRMLIGAAEAPAFPTNNRVVSAWFPDRERATATSIYTAAEFIGLAFLTPVLFWILQAFGWREIFYVTGCVGIIISLFWYLLYRDPKDCKGVNEAELAYIREGGGQAEKAGTAQKVTAAQILELFKHRQLLGIYLGQFANTSTMYFFLTWFPMYLVMAKQLPMIQAGFYAVIPYAGALCGVLLGGRWSDYMLRSGSSLSKARKTPIVCGLICSMSIMAANYADSLAVIIAIMAVSFFGQGMAAILWSTVGDIAPAESMGIAGGVFSFVGNLAGIITPIVIGFIVHVTDSFIGAMVFISAVAAVGVFSLLCIVGDIHRIDASEHS